In the genome of Xanthomonas translucens pv. cerealis, one region contains:
- a CDS encoding TonB-dependent receptor, translating to MRKTGVDTSGNNGSGGPYSNLLTALPQQFMSQVASQPSGGSGYASFGGGSGTETRYYVNEFDTTFDYSGAGANMVPGELIGYAAVIANGASAKYSNAMGGSVSAATKSGDNTWRAGFSSYIVPPYSRLLRRHTEDDALIDNDGNRTWFLEGGIASNGQQDTAFNTTLWISGPLLKDRLFVNLAYQDTQPASRSNYLYGSTLGYAAQFMHNYHNPAATLTWNVTENQTLDVVAANNNTKDHTTIWKLNEQGDAQSSRQYFRNVLFKMNEDFYVGRYRWRMNDSMDLSVMGGYFTHSEQNLFNGFEIFSARITRDSGGQNVYNVVSDGSPDSEIPFDYSKRGFRTDWVWQPGSHKIGSGAERYAFFENNQSAYGESGHYTCFDYALGSPSKDDASGIAIPANTPYMRSFVSYYGGPLTQVNRGAYLEDYWQALQNLVVYAGVRPDNNQSMLGSGLRALNFWTTSPRFGLSWDVKGDSSMKAGFTYGLYSMAVPGVILANALNDSTQQYQYYTYDGINADGTLIAPQQFGSYAVTSTVSDPRVVSSRNIRTSQQENLALYFQDNGLVPNWSETLELNYANVKRAISAWRDLNTPGYSSAAYRYLQSLGYEDPYIGNIVLVNPGRDIVLSNDFDHDGSLETVVVPASAAGLPKPKRKAYTLSVEMVHPETPDQPVFLQASYT from the coding sequence TTGCGCAAGACCGGTGTGGATACCAGCGGCAACAACGGCAGCGGCGGGCCGTACAGCAACCTGCTCACCGCGCTCCCGCAGCAATTCATGTCGCAGGTCGCCTCGCAACCCTCGGGCGGATCCGGGTACGCGTCCTTCGGTGGCGGTTCCGGCACCGAGACGCGCTACTACGTCAATGAGTTCGACACGACCTTCGATTACAGCGGCGCCGGCGCCAACATGGTGCCGGGCGAGCTGATCGGCTATGCGGCGGTCATCGCCAACGGCGCTTCGGCCAAGTACTCCAACGCGATGGGAGGCTCGGTTTCGGCGGCGACGAAATCCGGCGACAACACCTGGCGTGCCGGGTTCTCCTCCTACATCGTCCCGCCTTACTCCAGGCTGCTCAGGCGCCACACCGAAGACGATGCGCTGATCGACAACGACGGCAACAGGACATGGTTCCTGGAAGGAGGGATCGCCAGCAACGGGCAGCAGGACACGGCGTTCAACACTACGTTGTGGATTTCCGGCCCATTGCTGAAGGACCGCTTGTTCGTCAATCTGGCATATCAGGATACCCAGCCGGCGTCGCGCAGCAATTACCTGTACGGCAGCACGCTCGGCTATGCCGCCCAGTTCATGCACAACTACCACAACCCCGCGGCGACGCTGACCTGGAACGTCACCGAAAATCAGACCCTGGACGTGGTGGCGGCAAACAACAACACCAAGGACCACACCACGATCTGGAAATTGAACGAGCAGGGAGATGCGCAGTCTTCGAGGCAGTATTTCCGCAACGTGCTGTTCAAAATGAACGAAGATTTCTATGTCGGACGCTACCGTTGGCGCATGAACGACAGCATGGACCTGTCGGTGATGGGCGGCTATTTCACCCATTCCGAGCAGAACCTGTTCAACGGTTTCGAAATATTCTCGGCGCGAATCACCCGCGACTCCGGCGGCCAGAACGTCTATAACGTTGTTTCCGACGGTTCGCCCGACAGCGAAATCCCCTTCGACTACTCCAAGCGCGGGTTTCGCACGGACTGGGTCTGGCAACCGGGCAGCCACAAGATCGGCTCGGGTGCCGAGCGCTACGCGTTCTTCGAGAACAACCAGTCCGCTTATGGAGAGAGCGGCCACTACACCTGCTTCGACTATGCGCTGGGATCGCCGAGCAAGGACGACGCCAGCGGCATCGCCATTCCCGCCAATACGCCGTACATGCGTTCCTTCGTGTCCTACTACGGCGGGCCGCTGACCCAGGTCAACCGCGGCGCCTACCTGGAGGATTACTGGCAAGCGCTGCAAAACCTGGTCGTTTACGCGGGCGTGCGCCCCGACAACAACCAGTCCATGTTGGGCAGCGGTCTGAGGGCGCTGAACTTCTGGACCACGTCCCCACGCTTCGGGCTGTCGTGGGATGTCAAGGGCGACAGTTCGATGAAGGCCGGTTTCACCTATGGCCTTTACAGCATGGCGGTACCTGGGGTGATCCTGGCCAATGCCCTCAACGATTCCACCCAGCAGTACCAGTACTACACCTACGATGGCATCAACGCCGACGGCACGCTGATCGCTCCGCAGCAGTTCGGCAGTTATGCCGTCACCAGCACGGTTTCCGACCCGCGCGTGGTGTCTTCGCGCAATATCAGGACGTCGCAGCAGGAGAATCTGGCGCTGTATTTCCAGGACAACGGATTGGTCCCGAACTGGTCGGAAACGCTCGAGCTGAACTATGCGAACGTGAAACGGGCGATTTCGGCCTGGCGCGACCTGAACACTCCCGGCTACAGCAGCGCCGCCTACCGCTATCTGCAGTCGTTGGGCTACGAGGATCCGTACATCGGCAACATCGTGCTGGTCAATCCGGGCAGGGACATCGTGCTGAGCAACGACTTCGATCACGACGGCAGCCTGGAGACCGTTGTGGTCCCCGCCAGCGCGGCAGGCCTGCCCAAGCCCAAGCGCAAGGCCTATACCCTCAGCGTCGAGATGGTCCACCCGGAGACGCCCGACCAACCCGTGTTCCTGCAGGCCAGCTACACCTGA